In Salvelinus sp. IW2-2015 unplaced genomic scaffold, ASM291031v2 Un_scaffold1112, whole genome shotgun sequence, the genomic window NNNNNNNNNNNNNNNNNNNNNNNNNNNNNNNNNNNNNNNNNNNNNNNNNNNNNNNNNNNNNNNNNNNNNNNNNNNNNNNNNNNNNNNNNNNNNNNNNNNNNNNNNNNNNNNNNNNNNNNNNNNNNNNNNNNNNNNNNNNNNNNNNNNNNNNNNNNNNNNNNNNNNNNNNNNNNNNNNNNNNNNNNNNNNNNNNNNNNNNNNNNNNNNNNNNNNNNNNNNNNNNNNNNNNNNNNNNNNNNNNNNNNNNNNNNNNNNNNNNNNNNNNNNNNNNNNNNNNNNNNNNNNNNNNNNNNNNNNNNNNNNNNNNNNNNNNNNNNNNNNNNNNNNNNNNNNNNNNNNNNNNNNNNNNNNNNNNNNNNNNNNNNNNNNNNNNNNNNNNNNNNNNNNNNNNNNNNNNNNNNNNNNNNNNNNNNNNNNNNNNNNNNNNNNNNNNNNNNNNNNNNNNNNNNNNNNNNNNNNNNNNNNNNNNNNNNNNNNNNNNNNNNNNNNNNNNNNNNNNNNNNNNNNNNNNNNNNNNNNNNNNNNNNNNNNNNNNNNNNNNNNNNNNNNNNNNNNNNNNNNNNNNNNNNNNNNNNNNNNNNNNNNNNNNNNNNNNNNNNNNNNNNNNNNNNNNNNNNNNNNNNNNNNNNNNNNNNNNNNNNNNNNNNNNNNNNNNNNNNNNNNNNNNNNNNNNNNNNNNNNNNNNNNNNNNNNNNNNNNNNNNNNNNNNNNNNNNNNNNNNNNNNNNNNNNNNNNNNNNNNNNNNNNNNNNNNNNNNNNNNNNNNNNNNNNNNNNNNNNNNNNNNNNNNNNNNNNNNNNNNNNNNNNNNNNNNNNNNNNNNNNNNNNNNNNNNNNNNNNNNNNNNNNNNNNNNNNNNNNNNNNNNNNNNNNNNNNNNNNNNNNNNNNNNNNNNNNNNNNNNNNNNNNNNNNNNNNNNNNNNNNNNNNNNNNNNNNNNNNNNNNNNNNNNNNNNNNNNNNNNNNNNNNNNNNNNNNNNNNNNNNNNNNNNNNNNNNNNNNNNNNNNNNNNNNNNNNNNNNNNNNNNNNNNNNNNNNNNNNNNNNNNNNNNNNNNNNNNNNNNNNNNNNNNNNNNNNNNNNNNNNNNNNNNNNNNNNNNNNNTTTCCCAAACACTGTCCTACCCCCCCCTTTCCCAAACACTGTCCTACCCCCACCCGGGTACACGTTTcattttttgccctagcactacacagatgATTCAAATAACCATCTCATCATCAGGAGACAAAACGTGCACCAAACAGGGAACCCGGGacccagtttgggaaaccctgtaacCTCGTTACCAGAATGGACACTTCCAGGTAGAACTGAGGCATTGCAGCAAGAAACCAAGTTCACAGTCAGAGACGCaagttttaaaaaacaaacaaacccaaCCAACACTATGAGTATTAAAACAATTGTGATTAGTACCATTAAAGATCCAAGACAGAAGAAACCTTTACTGATCACACTTACACTTTCCTGTCATTGAGCAGCATGCCTTTCATTTTCTCAATGGCTCTTTCAGCAGCCTCCTGGGTCTCAAAGTGCACAAAGCCATAGCCCTTTGAGCCATTCTCATCACAAACCACCTTGGAGATAGGAGGGTTGGCATAAGCTTTAGATATGCAATACAATTAAGGTCAACTTGAGGATAAAAACTACCCCATCATGCAACATGTCTGACCAATACAACACCACAGCACTGTTCGAACACCCTCCTTGGGGCTGAACGGTTGTGTGAGTTATTACCTTGCAGGACAGGATGTTGCCGAAGCCAGAGAAGGTGTCGTAGAGGGCCTTGTTGTCAATAGACTTGTCTAGGTTCTTGATGAAGATGTTGCCCACCCCGCTCTTCCTCAGGGATGGGTCACGCTGAGACCACATGATGCGGACGGGACGGCCCTTGATCACGTCAAAGTTCATGGTGTCTAGAGCCCTCTCAGCTGAGAAGAGGAATTATATTCACACATTGCGCCTCCTGTAATAGCCCCCACTCCAGTGAAAGCTACATTTCGACCCCATACTAGATTTACTTCCCTATTTCTTCAAATAACTGGCTTAGATCTGACCAAATTAACTTGCTGTAGTGTAAACCATATCACTGAATGGATGTAATATCTGACCAAATGAACTGAAAATTATCTTAAAAGCCATCCAGTGATATGGTTTCCAgttaatttggtcagatatgaCATCCATTCAGTGATATGGTTTACACACGATGCCCCACCTAAAACAAACAGGACAATCCAACTGTTGTCCTGTCCATAGAATCCCAGCCTTTCATCTGTACTATGATTCACTGACTAGTGATAACTGTATGTGGAATAAGTCATACAGACAGCTATGTGTAGGTAGCGAGTTGTTTGTGACTAGACAAACCAGCCGATGGACGTGTACAACGTCTGTCTCACTGTCACCTGGAGGAGAAACAGACTAGTCGTCTCATCTTTCCTGGCTTTGACAagctttaaaatcaatacatatTTACATGACAGTTCGCTACATACCATCAGCTGGCTGTTGGAAGTTGACATAGGCGTACCCGAGGTTACGACGGGTGATCATATCCCTGCACACTCGAATTGAAAGGATGGCGCCGGCGGGGCTGAATTGTTCGTATAGCAAGGCTTCGGTCACATCTTGATGAAGATCACCGACATACAGGGATGCCATGGGGTAAGTAGGAGCACCGGGGTTCATTTTCGTAACGAAACACGACAATTTTACCTTTCAGACGAAATTGTTCGTAATTTAAAGGGGCTGGTTACGCTAACTCGAGGGTCGAATCTAAACCAGCTGGCTAGCAAAGTTTAGCAAGCTTGACAAGTTCTAATGAAGTTCACATTTAGAAGATAAATATTTTAAACGTTTAAAATACGACCAGATCGTTACGTATATGTTGCTTAAAATGCCTAAATAATTGACAAAATAGAGCATAAAATCAACATGTCCTTGCTTGCTTTTCCCGTTGCAGATGGTAACAGTAACCAGAGAAACGTAAGTTAACATTCTTGTTCCACTCTTCAGTTCGAATACTCCTGCTTCAACTAGttggtaaaaaatatatgtttttacgTTAAGATTTTTTAAAAAGATTTATTTTCTAGGAATGTGTGGCGAGGAAGCGCTGGCGTTCACACAGCACTATCAGCCGGGGTTTAGGGAGGGAAATATGAAATATGGTCTTACTTATACCCTCGCATTACGTCACATGTGGTTAAGAAAAACGTCGAGGTGTTTCTGTGTTGCGRCTTCTCAACAACTacgatgctgattggttgaaaaactTTAGTCTCTCATGAtcaaccaataaaatgtgaaaGCGATGAATCATGGTTGATCAAAACATTcggatgctttttttttttttaactaggcaagtcagttaagaacaaattcttatttaccatgWccgccttgttcaggggcagaacgacagacttttaccttgtcagctcggggattcgagccagcaacctttcggtccaatgctctaaccactaggctacctgccgccgtgTGTACATGGTKGTCCTTGTATCTATTTAGAACCCTCTTACTAGAAGATACTAATGTCTTGATTTGATTGGGTGGCAGATAGACAATGCATGCTCATGCTCTGTTTTCCATGTCGAGAAATGTTCTATGATAAATAATGTACTGCAGGCATTCATATAATAATGCCGACGGGTTATCTAATCAGAGAAGAATCGAACCAGTGTTGACATTAGTATCTTCTACTTATCTGGTTTCTAATGAAATATTTTCTCAAGGTCGAGttatttgtccaatataaaccaGTAGGGTATCATGGCATTACTAACAAGAGAAGAAAttgtattataattataatatatatttattattatttattagaaTTAATATTATTCCCCAGACTAGAATAACCCACTATGGCTTTCCAACCTATCCTGTATAACACAAGCAGTTGGTCGGATTTATTCACTGACTGATTAACAGTCTACCAAAACTAAACCAACGGGTCAATTGAAATTAGATTCCAGTAACTAACTACGAAGCACCTCATAATGCCCTACTGTATAGGAATGTTTGATATGACTGGGTCAATGTTATATCCCAACTGTATCAGCAGAGGGCAGTATTGTCATTGTAAAATAGATGGGCTTCCAGTTAGAGTCTGCAGGCTGAATGAACGTTCTGTTACAGTATATAAGTGTCTATGTTATTTTATACCACTGATGTGGCTTTAGATAATGCAGAGTGATGACTGGTTGSTATTAGGAGCAATTCCTTTGACTACTGTAcatgtatcacaatcggccgtgatcgggagtMccatagggtggcgcacaattggcccagcttcgtccgggttaagggagtgtttggccgtcattgtaaaataagaatttgttcttaactgacttgcctagttaaataaaggttaaatWAAAAAAAAWGAAATATASTATGACCAGACTGTCTGTGAATGACATTACCTATTTTACATGTGGCTTTATCCCAGTGGAGAGGAGAACTGATTTCCTTCAGTCACATTGAAGCCTGGAAACGACCACTACAGAATATCCATTCTTGAAGAAGAGGAaagcacacagagagaactatgttttttcatttgttttcacGTTTCAAACATTAGTGGTCAGCGGCACATCAAGACTGTTTAATCCTGGAGCCTTGTGTGTTCTGGAGTGGAGTCTTGTGTGTTCTGGAGTGGAGTCTGTGTGTTCTGGAGTGGATCTTTGTGTGTCTGGAGTGGAGTCTTGGTGTGTTCTGTAGTGGAGTTCTGGTGTGTTCTGTGATGGAGTCTTGTGTGTTCTGGAGTGGAGTCTCTGTGTGTTCTAGGAGTGGAGTCTTGTGTCAAATCAAGATTCTGAGAGATCCAGGTTTTGGTCAAATCtcctccccccccaaaatgtgatttgtcaccggcttgatacaacaggtgtagactaccagtgaaatgcttccGGGTCCTTTTCacacaatgcagagttaaagataaatatagtgacacgaggaataaatacacagtgaattaCAATAATCAGtaaaataacttggctatatacagggagtaccatgtaataacatggttatatacagcaAGTACCagataataacatggttatatatacagggagtaccaggtataacatggctatatacagggagtacaaggtaataacatggctatatacagggagtacaagttaataaatggctatatacaggagtaccaggtaataacctgtcaatatacagggagtaccaggtaataacattgctatatacagggagtacaggtataAACATGTCATataaacagggagtaccaggtaataacatggctatatacagggagtaccaggtaatacagGCTATTacagaagtaccaggtaataacatggttatatacagggagtaccagagtataacatggctaatacaggagtaccaggtaataacaggctatataacagggagtacaggtaaaACATggcttatacagggagtaccaggtaataacacggctatatacagggagtacaggtaataacacggctatatacaggaagtacgggtaataacatggctatatacaggaagtacaggtaataacacggctatatacaggaagtgccaggtaataacatggctatatacagtaagtaccaggtataacatggctatatacagtaagtaCCAGGTAAGAACACGGCTAtatcaggaagtaccaggtaataacaggaatgaatatgtatgaacttccaatttgtaagtcgctctggataagagcgtcagctaaatgacttaaatgtaaatgtaaatgtaaataacagctatatacaggagtaccaggtatacaccggctatatacagagtacgggtaataacatggctgtatacagggagtaccggtaatAACACGGCTAATAACAGGGAGTACGGGTAATAACatggtatacagggagtacaaggtaacacggctatatacagggagaccaggtaataacatggctgtatacagggagtaccaggtaataacatggctatatacaggagtaccaggtaataacatggttatatacagggagtcaggtaataacatggctatatacagggagtaccaggtataaatgggctatatacaggaagtaccaggtaataacaggctatatacagggagtacaggtataaacggctatatacaggagagtacaggtaataacaggctatatacagggagtacacaggagtacaggatatactgggctatatacagagagtaccaggtaataacatggctatatacagggagtaccaggtaataacatggcttatatacagggagtacaggtaatcaatggctatatacaggaagtacaggtaATAAaacggctatatacaggaagtacaggtaataacaggcttatacaggaagtaccaggtaataacatggctatatacaggaagtaccaggtaataatatggctatatacagggagtaccaggtaataaacatggctatatacagaggtacaagtaataaacatggctatatacagggagtaccaggtaataaatatggctatatacagggaagtaccagggagtaccaggtaataacatggctatatacagaaagtaccaggtaataacaggtTTAATATACAGAGAGTAACAGGTAATaaaacaggctatatacaggaagtacaaggtaataacatggctatatacagggagtaccaggtaataacacggttctatatacagggaagtaaccaggtaataacatgctatatacagggagtaccaggtaataataTGGCATATAAAGTGagtaacagggagtaccaggtaataacatggctatatacaggaagtaccaggtaataacacgctatatacagggagtaccaggtaataaacggctatatacaggaagtaccaggtaataacaggctatatacagggattaccaggtaataacacggctatatacaggagtacaggtaataacatggctatacaggaAGTAACCAGGTAAtaatatggctatatacaggagagtaccacaggtaataacatggttatatcagggagtaccaggtaataacacggtatatacaggaagtacagatataacatggttatatacagggagtaccatggTAATAACTGGCTATATAACAGGATAGTaccgggtaataacatggctatatacaggagagtaccggtaataacatggctatatacaggaagtaccaggaataacatggcttatacagggataccaggtaatacatgcatatacaggatactatatACATGGTATATACAGCGACTtccgggtaataacatggcttatacaggctaacatggctatatacagaggaaGTACCAGATAATAACATGGTATATACAGCGACTtccgggtaataacatggctatat contains:
- the LOC112069743 gene encoding polyadenylate-binding protein 1-like — translated: MNPGAPTYPMASLYVGDLHQDVTEALLYEQFSPAGAILSIRVCRDMITRRNLGYAYVNFQQPADAERALDTMNFDVIKGRPVRIMWSQRDPSLRKSGVGNIFIKNLDKSIDNKALYDTFSGFGNILSCKVVCDENGSKGYGFVHFETQEAAERAIEKMKGMLLNDRKVCSAMSIRVMTDDSGKSRGFGFVSFERHEDAQKAVDEMNGKEMNGKEINGKELNGKLIYVGHAQKKVERQTELKHKFELMKQDRMTRYQGVNLYVKNLDDGIDDERLRKEFSPFGTSAKVGTNLLAVDTC